A single genomic interval of Blattabacterium sp. (Nauphoeta cinerea) harbors:
- a CDS encoding phosphatidylserine decarboxylase family protein, with product MIHKEGFSFLIYTLVIIILLLTFFFFLLSRLIYVFLSIFLISFYLFLIFFFRNPKRNFDKIHKKNYDKEIIISPADGKIMDIKQVIENEFFKKNCVCISIFMSPFNVHVNRFPVSGRIIYVKYHPGKYIIAWFPKSSLYNEHTTTVIKTPRGNKILFRQIAGFLARRIILYAKKNSLVKKGDELGFIKFGSRVDVFLPLNSIVLVKKGEKVIGGGTKISIIP from the coding sequence GTGATTCATAAAGAAGGGTTTTCATTTTTAATATATACATTAGTAATAATAATATTATTACTAACTTTTTTTTTCTTTTTATTATCTAGATTAATTTATGTTTTTTTATCAATTTTTTTAATTTCATTTTATCTTTTTTTAATTTTCTTTTTTAGAAATCCAAAAAGAAATTTTGATAAAATTCATAAAAAAAATTATGATAAGGAAATAATCATTTCACCTGCTGATGGAAAAATTATGGATATTAAACAAGTTATTGAGAATGAATTTTTTAAAAAAAATTGCGTATGTATTTCTATTTTTATGTCTCCTTTTAATGTACATGTTAACAGATTTCCTGTTTCTGGAAGAATTATTTATGTAAAATATCATCCTGGTAAATATATCATAGCTTGGTTTCCTAAATCCTCGTTATATAATGAACATACAACAACGGTTATAAAAACCCCTAGAGGAAATAAAATATTATTTCGACAAATAGCTGGTTTTTTGGCTAGACGCATTATTCTTTATGCAAAAAAAAATTCCTTAGTGAAAAAAGGAGATGAATTGGGGTTTATAAAATTTGGATCTAGAGTTGATGTTTTTTTACCATTAAATTCTATAGTATTAGTGAAAAAGGGAGAAAAAGTCATTGGAGGAGGAACTAAAATTTCCATTATTCCATGA
- the ftsH gene encoding ATP-dependent zinc metalloprotease FtsH, giving the protein MINKKIKSKNNFFWVYVIIFAIFLGIFFFKSSFSNPRKIDQDTFFDILSKGEVQKIIVKHREIVYVYLKKEFLSFNNPARNIIKNEKRFITQPLQYEFEIGDLQFFQKKFEEYKKKYNLNTIIDFKNQQEYTITKFLFDYGIFFILLIIFWIFLFRRIGSTSGGPGGQIFNIGKSKAKLFDENDNVKITFKDVAGLEGAKEEVQEIVEFLKSPQKYTKLGGKIPKGALLIGPPGTGKTLLAKAVAGEAKVPFFSLSGSDFVEMFVGVGASRVRDLFEKAKEKSPCIIFIDEIDAIGRARGKSSIAGSNDERENTLNQLLTEMDGFGTHTNVIVLAATNRSDILDKALLRPGRFDRTILVDPPELNERKEIFYVHLKRLVLSEDVDIDFLARQTPGFSGADIANVCNESALIAARKDRSKIENQDFIDAIDRIIGGLEKKNKIIKPNEKKRIAYHEAGHATISWLLEHAAPLVKVTIVPRGRSLGSAWYLPEERQLTTPEQMKDEICALLAGRSAEEIIFSSISTGALNDLERVTKQAQSMVAIFGLNERIGNVSYYDSTGQSEFYFSKPYSEKTAQIIDEEISKIITEQYQRAKNILKNNEKKLSMLANELLEKEVIFREDLKKIFGERPYPDEIGDMLSSVSNISSS; this is encoded by the coding sequence ATGATCAATAAAAAAATAAAAAGTAAAAATAACTTTTTTTGGGTATATGTAATCATATTTGCTATATTTTTAGGGATATTTTTTTTTAAATCTTCTTTTTCTAATCCTAGAAAAATTGATCAGGATACTTTTTTTGACATATTATCGAAAGGAGAAGTACAAAAAATTATAGTAAAACATAGAGAAATAGTATATGTTTATTTAAAAAAAGAATTTTTATCATTTAATAATCCTGCTCGTAATATTATTAAAAATGAAAAAAGATTTATTACACAACCATTACAATATGAATTTGAAATAGGAGATTTGCAATTTTTTCAAAAAAAATTTGAAGAATATAAAAAAAAATATAATTTAAATACTATTATTGATTTTAAAAATCAACAAGAATATACCATTACTAAATTTTTATTTGATTATGGTATATTTTTTATATTATTAATTATTTTTTGGATTTTTTTATTTAGAAGAATAGGATCTACGAGTGGAGGTCCTGGAGGTCAAATATTCAATATAGGAAAATCCAAAGCTAAGTTGTTTGATGAAAATGATAATGTAAAAATAACGTTTAAAGATGTTGCTGGTTTAGAAGGTGCTAAAGAAGAGGTTCAAGAAATAGTAGAATTTTTAAAAAGTCCTCAAAAATATACGAAATTGGGAGGAAAAATACCTAAAGGAGCTCTGTTAATAGGTCCTCCTGGAACAGGAAAGACTTTATTAGCAAAAGCTGTGGCAGGAGAAGCAAAAGTTCCTTTTTTTTCTTTATCAGGATCAGATTTTGTTGAAATGTTTGTAGGGGTGGGGGCTTCTAGAGTCAGAGATTTATTTGAAAAAGCTAAGGAAAAATCTCCATGTATAATATTCATTGATGAAATAGATGCTATAGGAAGAGCTCGTGGAAAAAGCAGTATAGCTGGATCAAATGATGAAAGAGAAAACACTTTGAATCAACTTTTAACAGAAATGGATGGATTTGGGACACACACCAATGTGATTGTATTAGCTGCCACCAATAGATCTGATATTTTAGATAAAGCTTTACTTCGTCCTGGACGTTTTGATCGTACTATATTAGTAGATCCGCCTGAATTAAATGAAAGAAAAGAGATATTTTATGTACATCTCAAAAGATTAGTATTATCTGAAGACGTCGACATAGATTTCTTAGCAAGACAAACTCCCGGATTTAGTGGCGCAGATATTGCTAATGTTTGTAATGAATCAGCTCTTATTGCAGCGCGAAAAGATAGATCTAAAATAGAAAATCAAGATTTTATTGATGCAATAGATCGTATTATTGGAGGTTTGGAAAAAAAGAATAAAATCATAAAACCAAATGAAAAAAAACGAATTGCTTATCATGAAGCAGGACATGCTACAATAAGTTGGTTATTGGAACATGCAGCCCCTTTAGTTAAAGTCACCATAGTTCCAAGAGGTAGATCTTTAGGGTCAGCATGGTATTTACCAGAGGAAAGACAGTTAACAACTCCAGAACAAATGAAAGATGAAATATGCGCATTATTAGCAGGAAGATCTGCAGAAGAAATTATATTTAGTAGTATTTCTACTGGAGCTTTAAACGATTTAGAAAGAGTCACAAAACAAGCTCAATCTATGGTCGCTATTTTTGGATTAAACGAAAGAATAGGAAATGTCTCTTATTATGATTCTACGGGGCAAAGTGAATTTTATTTTTCTAAACCCTATAGTGAAAAAACGGCTCAAATTATAGATGAAGAAATATCTAAAATTATAACAGAACAATATCAAAGAGCTAAAAATATATTGAAAAATAATGAAAAAAAACTATCTATGTTGGCAAATGAATTATTGGAGAAAGAAGTTATTTTTAGAGAAGATTTAAAAAAAATATTTGGAGAAAGACCTTATCCAGATGAAATTGGTGATATGTTAAGTTCTGTTAGTAATATCTCTTCTTCTTGA
- the rsfS gene encoding ribosome silencing factor, which translates to MLLDKIIEGIQMVKGKDISVINLKKNTNFICDYFVICNGDSHNQVYAISQSIEKITVEKLQKKPWHVEGLKNKEWILVDYISIVVHIFQKQIRFYYDIENLWNHNSIHKKI; encoded by the coding sequence TTGTTATTAGATAAGATTATAGAAGGGATTCAAATGGTTAAAGGAAAAGATATATCTGTTATAAATTTAAAAAAGAATACAAATTTTATTTGTGATTATTTTGTGATTTGTAATGGGGACTCTCATAATCAAGTATATGCTATATCCCAATCTATAGAAAAAATAACAGTCGAAAAATTACAAAAAAAACCTTGGCATGTAGAGGGATTAAAAAATAAAGAATGGATTCTGGTTGATTATATTTCTATTGTTGTTCATATTTTTCAAAAACAGATTAGATTCTATTATGATATAGAAAATCTATGGAACCACAATTCAATTCATAAAAAAATATAA
- a CDS encoding phosphatidate cytidylyltransferase, with amino-acid sequence MIRFLTGLIYVVSIIFSIEKGEKIFRIVMMILSFFCLFEFLLILKTNITLVKVTFLFFLFPILIDIFIDKQKGLKPYIIFFIPYSIIFLMIQLFYNKCSHKEKIVQVSHLIFGLIYIIMPFYLASYIYSIIHHGKQLILGIFILIWTNDSLSYLIGRKWGKRKIAISISPKKSIEGVIGGLFFCIILGFFLYKIWEKKYWFILSVTVPIFSTIGDLVESTIKRSCNVKNSGVWFPGHGGFLDRLDSFIFVIPIIAAVVTSIVYNIF; translated from the coding sequence ATAATAAGGTTTTTAACCGGTTTAATTTATGTTGTTTCAATTATTTTTTCTATTGAAAAAGGTGAAAAAATTTTCAGAATAGTAATGATGATATTATCTTTTTTTTGCCTATTTGAATTTTTATTAATATTAAAAACTAACATAACTTTAGTGAAAGTTACTTTTTTATTTTTTTTATTTCCTATTCTTATAGACATTTTTATAGATAAACAAAAAGGATTAAAACCATATATAATTTTTTTTATTCCCTATTCCATCATTTTTCTTATGATTCAATTATTTTATAATAAATGTTCTCATAAAGAAAAAATTGTACAAGTTAGTCATCTAATTTTTGGTCTCATATATATTATTATGCCATTTTATTTAGCATCTTATATATATTCTATTATTCATCATGGAAAACAATTAATTTTAGGTATATTTATTTTAATATGGACAAATGATTCTTTATCCTATTTAATAGGAAGAAAATGGGGAAAAAGAAAAATAGCTATATCTATTTCTCCTAAGAAATCAATAGAAGGAGTGATTGGAGGTTTATTTTTTTGTATAATATTAGGATTTTTTTTATATAAAATATGGGAGAAAAAATATTGGTTTATTTTATCTGTTACTGTTCCTATTTTTTCTACTATTGGGGATCTTGTAGAATCTACTATTAAAAGATCTTGCAACGTAAAAAATTCTGGGGTTTGGTTTCCTGGACATGGTGGATTTTTGGATAGATTAGATAGTTTTATTTTTGTGATTCCTATTATAGCTGCTGTAGTAACTAGTATTGTTTATAATATTTTTTAA
- a CDS encoding CTP synthase, translating into METKYIFVTGGVTSSLGKGIVSASLGMLLKARGYKVSILKLDPYFNIDPGTLNPYEHGECFVTQDGAETDLDLGHYERFLNQPTSKENNVTSGLIYKTVIDNERKGIYLGETVQVIPHITNEIKRRIKILGESKNYDIVITEIGGTVGDIESLPYVESVRQLKWELGKFNGLVIHLTLLPHITVTGEIKTKPTQHSVRNLMENGIQADIIVCRTEKHISDNIRKKLALFCNVKPKHVVESIDTKIIYEIPCLLHLQCFDEAVLNHLNLSSVPIPNLKKWKIFIKKYKNPKYETKIALVGKYVSLHDSYKSITEALIHAGTENKTYVDIKWIYSEMIKEKNVKKYFKGISGILVAPGFGNRGIEGKILAAKYARENKIPFLGICLGMQIAVIEFARNVLGLKKAESYETNPNTSHPVINLMEKQKKLTYIGGTMRLGNWKCSLVKGSKIFSIYGGKKEIFERHRHRYEFNNNYLECFSNAGMKAVGINPETGLVEALELENHIFFLGVQYHPEYKSTVTNPHPLFINFIQVSISFKNSSYI; encoded by the coding sequence ATGGAAACAAAATACATTTTTGTTACAGGAGGTGTTACCTCTTCTTTGGGAAAAGGAATAGTTTCGGCTTCATTAGGGATGTTATTAAAAGCTAGAGGGTATAAAGTTTCAATATTAAAATTGGATCCTTATTTTAATATAGATCCAGGTACTTTAAATCCTTATGAACATGGAGAATGTTTTGTCACTCAAGATGGGGCTGAAACAGATTTAGATTTGGGACATTATGAACGATTTTTAAATCAACCTACAAGTAAAGAAAATAACGTCACATCAGGATTAATATATAAAACAGTAATAGATAATGAAAGAAAAGGGATCTATTTAGGAGAAACAGTACAAGTAATACCTCATATTACTAATGAGATCAAAAGACGGATAAAAATTCTGGGAGAATCTAAAAATTATGATATTGTTATTACAGAAATAGGGGGAACTGTAGGAGATATAGAAAGTTTGCCTTATGTTGAGTCGGTCCGTCAATTAAAATGGGAATTGGGAAAATTTAATGGATTGGTTATTCATTTGACATTACTTCCACATATTACAGTGACTGGAGAAATTAAAACAAAACCAACACAACATTCTGTTCGAAATTTAATGGAAAATGGGATACAAGCAGATATTATAGTCTGTAGAACAGAAAAACATATATCTGATAATATTAGAAAAAAATTAGCATTATTTTGTAATGTAAAACCAAAACACGTTGTGGAGTCAATAGATACTAAAATTATATATGAAATTCCTTGTTTATTACATTTACAATGTTTTGATGAAGCCGTATTAAATCATTTGAATTTATCTAGTGTTCCTATTCCAAATTTAAAAAAATGGAAAATTTTTATTAAAAAATATAAAAATCCAAAATATGAAACAAAAATAGCATTAGTTGGAAAATATGTTTCTTTGCATGATTCTTACAAATCTATAACAGAAGCTTTAATTCATGCGGGAACAGAAAACAAAACTTATGTTGATATAAAATGGATTTATTCAGAAATGATAAAAGAAAAGAATGTAAAAAAATATTTCAAAGGAATTTCAGGTATTTTGGTCGCTCCAGGATTTGGAAATAGGGGAATAGAAGGAAAAATCCTTGCAGCAAAATATGCTAGAGAAAATAAAATTCCATTTTTAGGAATATGTTTGGGTATGCAAATCGCTGTAATAGAATTCGCAAGAAATGTATTAGGTTTAAAAAAAGCAGAAAGTTATGAAACAAACCCGAATACATCTCACCCAGTAATAAATTTAATGGAGAAACAAAAAAAATTAACTTATATAGGAGGAACAATGCGATTAGGAAATTGGAAATGTTCTCTTGTAAAAGGATCTAAAATATTTTCTATTTATGGAGGAAAAAAAGAAATTTTTGAAAGACATCGTCATAGATATGAATTTAACAATAATTATTTGGAGTGTTTTTCTAATGCTGGAATGAAGGCGGTTGGAATAAATCCAGAAACAGGTTTAGTCGAAGCTTTGGAATTGGAAAATCATATTTTTTTCTTAGGGGTTCAATATCATCCGGAATATAAAAGTACAGTAACAAATCCACATCCTTTATTCATTAATTTTATACAAGTATCTATATCTTTTAAGAATTCTTCTTATATATGA
- the clpX gene encoding ATP-dependent Clp protease ATP-binding subunit ClpX, translated as MENLLKCNFCGKNKNDITFLISGINGHICNFCIERTYSIIHNKFFIKNNHENKNKFTKEKIKKPKEIKSFLDKYIVGQNEAKKILSVAVYNHYKRIQKQWNNNKDFTDIEIEKSNVLLIGKTGTGKTLLAKSISKLLKIPFAIADATTLTEAGYVGEDVESILTKLLQSVNYDIDSAEKGIIFLDEIDKISRKSNNPSITRDVSGEGVQQALLKILEGSVVNVPPQGGRKHPDQKMIQMNTENILFIAGGTFDGIEKIISDRIEDMSIGFMTQEKKRKKSEKNYIKNILSEDLKKFGFIPEMIGRFPIITYLNPLNKNMLKKILIEPKNALIKQYQKLFDIDHISLNITDEALNIIVDKTFQLGLGARGLRIFCEKIFVDYMFDIENIQSTLNIDQDVVKQKLSY; from the coding sequence ATGGAGAATTTGTTAAAATGTAATTTTTGTGGAAAAAACAAAAACGATATTACTTTTCTTATATCTGGAATCAATGGACATATTTGTAATTTTTGTATAGAAAGAACTTATTCCATTATTCATAATAAATTTTTTATTAAAAATAATCACGAAAACAAAAATAAATTTACAAAAGAAAAAATAAAAAAACCTAAAGAGATAAAATCTTTTTTAGATAAATATATTGTAGGACAAAATGAAGCTAAAAAAATCCTGTCTGTAGCTGTTTATAATCATTATAAACGTATTCAAAAACAATGGAATAATAATAAAGATTTTACAGATATAGAAATAGAAAAATCCAATGTTTTGTTAATTGGAAAGACAGGGACAGGGAAAACTCTGCTAGCAAAAAGTATATCAAAACTTTTAAAAATTCCCTTTGCTATAGCTGACGCAACTACTTTAACAGAGGCTGGATATGTAGGAGAAGATGTAGAATCTATTTTAACTAAACTATTACAATCTGTTAATTATGATATAGATTCTGCTGAAAAAGGAATTATTTTTTTGGATGAAATAGATAAAATTTCTAGAAAAAGTAATAATCCTTCTATTACTAGAGATGTATCTGGTGAAGGAGTCCAACAAGCATTGCTAAAAATATTGGAAGGATCTGTAGTCAATGTTCCCCCACAAGGGGGGAGAAAACATCCAGATCAAAAAATGATACAAATGAATACTGAAAATATATTATTTATAGCTGGAGGGACATTTGATGGGATAGAAAAAATTATTTCTGATAGAATAGAAGATATGTCTATAGGTTTTATGACTCAAGAAAAAAAAAGAAAGAAAAGTGAAAAAAATTATATAAAAAATATTCTATCTGAAGATTTAAAAAAATTTGGGTTTATTCCAGAAATGATAGGAAGATTTCCTATAATTACTTATTTAAATCCACTAAATAAAAATATGTTGAAAAAAATACTAATAGAACCAAAAAATGCTTTAATCAAACAATATCAAAAATTGTTTGATATAGACCATATTTCTTTGAACATTACAGATGAAGCACTAAATATTATAGTGGATAAAACATTTCAGTTAGGTTTAGGGGCTAGAGGATTACGAATATTTTGCGAAAAAATATTTGTAGATTACATGTTTGATATAGAAAATATTCAATCTACATTGAATATAGATCAAGATGTTGTAAAACAAAAGCTTTCTTATTAA
- the yidC gene encoding membrane protein insertase YidC, whose amino-acid sequence MRDKNLDYSHIIGFILILFVLMIFTYINNNVINDNDKKLNLSSHKKNQEFFTKKEIFYIEKRKKNRFFLLENNVLRLKISSLGGNINEVFLKKYKAYDSSLSYHAKNLYLIKNYNFLYKLFFMNKKGLNIDTGTLYFQPFLLEKNKISGITTLVMRAKNPYGNGKGFLDYIYTIGEKNQYDINFSIRTRNFSSLKHGSYLSLEHRILSLEKDRDWENSYTQVYYSVSHNDLNNSTSSVKYLSEKKTEYKNIYGVNWIAHKQQFFSFIFIPEKILKNVFIKSENFSSGSFLKKIQLKTFINTEKDEEFHLSFRFYFGPLDLNLLKKYKNGFENIIPFGWGFLKWINKYFFLIIFQFLEKTNLNYGIIIIFMTVVVKLILYPITYKQYKLSAIMKLIRPEIEKLSQKYKGDVFKKQRAMMELYKNVGINPMSGCISTLFQIPIFYSLFKFFPTIINLRGKSFLWVEDLTSYDSILKLPFFIPFYGNHVSLLTLLYSFALLVYTKLSNNGKKDIDIPINENDSSIPDMNFLLYLMPIVMLFFINSYASALSLYYFISNIINIGFFFFIKEFMLDEKKIFVKIQEKKIVKRNFWKEMKKEIENKKYKKNTTK is encoded by the coding sequence ATGAGAGATAAAAATTTAGATTATAGTCATATAATAGGATTCATTCTTATATTGTTTGTTTTAATGATTTTTACTTATATAAATAACAATGTAATCAATGATAATGATAAAAAATTAAATTTAAGCAGTCATAAAAAAAATCAAGAATTTTTCACAAAGAAAGAAATTTTTTACATAGAAAAAAGAAAAAAAAATCGTTTTTTTTTATTAGAGAATAATGTTTTAAGACTTAAAATATCTAGTTTAGGAGGAAATATTAATGAGGTTTTTTTAAAAAAATATAAGGCATATGATTCTTCATTATCATATCATGCTAAAAATCTTTATTTAATAAAAAATTATAATTTTCTATATAAATTATTTTTTATGAATAAAAAAGGATTAAATATTGATACAGGGACTTTATATTTTCAGCCTTTTTTATTAGAAAAAAATAAAATATCGGGAATCACAACTCTTGTCATGAGAGCTAAAAATCCTTATGGGAATGGAAAAGGATTTTTAGACTATATATATACAATAGGAGAAAAAAATCAGTATGATATTAACTTTTCTATTAGAACTAGAAATTTTTCTTCTTTAAAACATGGATCTTATTTAAGTTTAGAACATCGAATCCTATCCCTCGAAAAGGATAGAGATTGGGAAAATTCTTATACTCAAGTATATTATTCTGTTTCTCATAATGATTTAAATAATTCCACTTCTTCTGTGAAATATTTATCTGAAAAAAAAACAGAATATAAAAATATATACGGAGTAAATTGGATAGCTCATAAGCAACAATTTTTTTCTTTTATATTTATTCCAGAAAAAATATTAAAAAATGTTTTTATTAAATCTGAAAATTTTTCTTCAGGATCTTTTTTAAAAAAAATTCAATTGAAAACGTTTATAAATACGGAAAAAGATGAAGAATTTCATCTTTCTTTTCGTTTTTATTTTGGGCCTTTGGACTTGAATTTGTTGAAAAAATATAAAAATGGATTTGAAAATATTATTCCATTTGGATGGGGATTTCTTAAATGGATTAATAAATATTTTTTTTTAATAATTTTTCAATTTTTGGAAAAAACAAATTTAAATTATGGGATTATTATCATTTTTATGACTGTAGTTGTAAAACTTATATTGTATCCAATAACTTATAAACAATATAAATTAAGTGCTATAATGAAATTAATTCGTCCAGAAATAGAAAAATTAAGTCAAAAATATAAAGGAGATGTTTTCAAAAAACAAAGAGCTATGATGGAATTATATAAAAATGTAGGAATTAACCCAATGTCTGGATGTATTTCTACATTGTTTCAAATCCCCATTTTTTATTCTTTATTTAAATTTTTTCCTACTATAATTAATTTGAGAGGAAAATCTTTTTTATGGGTGGAAGATCTTACTTCATATGATTCAATATTAAAATTACCCTTTTTTATTCCTTTTTATGGAAATCACGTAAGTTTATTGACTTTATTATATTCTTTTGCGTTATTAGTTTATACTAAATTAAGTAATAACGGAAAAAAAGATATTGACATTCCTATAAATGAGAACGACTCTTCTATTCCTGATATGAATTTTCTATTATATTTAATGCCTATTGTAATGTTGTTTTTTATAAACAGTTATGCTTCTGCTTTATCTTTATATTATTTTATATCTAATATAATTAATATTGGGTTTTTCTTTTTTATTAAAGAATTTATGTTGGATGAAAAAAAAATTTTTGTAAAAATCCAAGAAAAAAAAATTGTAAAACGTAATTTTTGGAAAGAAATGAAAAAAGAAATAGAAAATAAAAAATATAAAAAAAACACTACGAAATAA
- a CDS encoding biotin--[acetyl-CoA-carboxylase] ligase translates to MKKFFWPINLITLKKIDSTNQYARKYILKKQNWIIIWTMNQTQGIGMRKNLWHTEKEKITFSIVFKPIQTLYVKKIYVMNIVISNAIHKTLSECYNQKNKEKIWIKWPNDIIINNQKVCGILIESCIFSQKIHTIIIGVGLNVNQKKFQKEWNASSLKEIFHLNFDLDYLFYKIIYFFQKEYLFFTIYGEKFIRKYYIDYLYLKNQVSIFYIYKTNSYISGVIRSITDQGFLVIEYNKKFYFFMEKEIEFFIS, encoded by the coding sequence TTGAAAAAATTTTTTTGGCCTATAAATCTAATTACATTAAAAAAAATTGATTCGACAAATCAATATGCTAGAAAATATATTTTAAAAAAACAGAATTGGATAATTATTTGGACAATGAATCAAACCCAAGGAATAGGAATGAGGAAAAATTTATGGCATACAGAAAAAGAAAAAATTACTTTTAGCATTGTTTTTAAACCTATTCAAACTTTATATGTAAAAAAAATATACGTTATGAATATTGTTATAAGTAATGCTATACATAAAACCCTGTCTGAATGTTATAATCAAAAAAATAAAGAAAAAATTTGGATTAAATGGCCTAATGATATTATTATAAATAATCAAAAAGTATGTGGGATTTTAATAGAGAGTTGTATTTTTTCACAAAAAATTCATACTATTATTATTGGTGTAGGTTTAAATGTGAATCAAAAAAAATTCCAAAAAGAATGGAATGCTTCTTCTCTAAAAGAAATATTTCATCTAAATTTTGATTTAGATTATCTTTTTTATAAAATTATATATTTTTTTCAAAAAGAATATCTTTTTTTTACAATTTATGGAGAAAAATTTATACGAAAATATTATATAGATTATTTATACTTAAAAAATCAAGTTTCTATTTTTTATATTTATAAAACAAACAGTTATATTTCGGGGGTTATACGGTCTATAACAGATCAAGGATTTTTAGTTATTGAATACAATAAAAAATTCTATTTTTTTATGGAAAAAGAAATAGAATTTTTTATTTCGTAG